One Streptomyces sp. L2 genomic window carries:
- a CDS encoding SRPBCC family protein, which yields MSEESSTLADTLADIPGLIRIENAGKEELTAHCMELTHAVYPHHQVYGQYCTIHEYVDCPPEQAYDYLRQGHHLEEWTCSLRDFAPTGTPGLWAGRDRLEDDTAIYCEVVANPEAMTVDYHCSWDQGDELWMIYLMRVVPAELVLNKPGSVITWTNCRHPYYDENPRPDLAPRPDRPWVGDYWDLFYAGHTVEMRNLKAILEHRHGRGLPVGTAPARTVSR from the coding sequence ATGAGCGAGGAGTCGTCCACGTTGGCTGACACGCTGGCTGACATCCCCGGTCTGATCCGCATCGAGAACGCCGGGAAGGAGGAACTGACCGCGCACTGCATGGAACTCACCCACGCGGTCTACCCCCACCACCAGGTCTACGGGCAGTACTGCACCATCCACGAGTACGTCGACTGTCCCCCGGAGCAGGCCTACGACTATCTGCGCCAGGGCCATCACCTGGAGGAATGGACGTGCAGCCTGCGGGACTTCGCGCCCACCGGGACACCGGGGCTGTGGGCCGGCCGTGACCGGCTGGAGGACGACACCGCCATCTACTGCGAGGTGGTCGCGAACCCCGAGGCCATGACCGTGGACTACCACTGCTCCTGGGACCAGGGCGACGAGCTGTGGATGATCTACCTGATGCGGGTCGTGCCGGCCGAACTCGTCCTGAACAAACCGGGTTCGGTGATCACCTGGACCAATTGCCGGCACCCCTACTACGACGAGAACCCGCGCCCCGACCTGGCCCCCCGCCCGGACCGGCCCTGGGTGGGCGACTACTGGGACCTCTTCTACGCGGGCCACACCGTGGAGATGCGCAACCTCAAGGCCATCCTGGAACACCGCCACGGGCGCGGACTGCCCGTCGGTACGGCTCCGGCGAGGACGGTGAGCCGGTGA
- a CDS encoding ketoacyl-ACP synthase III family protein, translated as MTTVSLTDVASYLPGEPVPAAYYTEYPGAEDKLRHHPMFKVPPSRHHVAADETNADMVERAVQPLIERHGRKEIQGVDVLLVHSQLPDLPFVGAGTEVARRLGLNPEWLVDVANAGCASFVQMVKLARQILLSTDARTALICNAQSAAGQWFTQSEVRKLAQAAIPGDGCGVGFVTTSAESPVLDVETRHFGAYAGDMTVAVDDGRKYWEPGESQLRIGFTDASVAKVLARGNRLVPEVITDLCRRLGVASTDIDVLITNQPNRTFLRNWREALQLPEERHLNTFDAYGNLFGAAIPVTLDRAIASGQVKDGDLVVLGGFAHAGDFAGATAVRWHGRQA; from the coding sequence GTGACCACGGTCAGCCTCACCGACGTAGCGAGCTACCTGCCCGGCGAACCGGTGCCCGCCGCGTACTACACGGAGTACCCCGGAGCCGAGGACAAGCTCCGTCACCATCCCATGTTCAAGGTCCCACCGTCGCGGCACCACGTGGCGGCGGACGAGACGAACGCGGACATGGTCGAACGGGCGGTGCAGCCGCTGATCGAACGGCACGGCCGGAAGGAGATCCAGGGCGTCGACGTGCTGCTGGTGCACAGCCAGTTGCCCGACCTGCCGTTCGTCGGCGCCGGAACCGAGGTGGCGCGCCGGCTCGGTCTGAACCCCGAGTGGCTCGTCGACGTGGCCAACGCGGGCTGCGCGTCGTTCGTTCAGATGGTGAAGCTGGCCCGGCAGATCCTCCTCTCCACCGACGCGCGGACCGCGCTGATCTGCAACGCGCAGAGCGCCGCCGGGCAGTGGTTCACCCAGTCCGAGGTGCGCAAGCTCGCCCAGGCGGCGATCCCGGGCGACGGGTGCGGCGTGGGGTTCGTGACGACGTCGGCCGAGTCGCCGGTGCTGGACGTGGAGACCCGGCACTTCGGGGCGTACGCCGGTGACATGACCGTGGCGGTCGACGACGGCCGCAAGTACTGGGAGCCCGGCGAGTCCCAGCTGCGGATCGGGTTCACCGACGCGAGTGTCGCCAAGGTGCTGGCGCGCGGGAACCGGCTCGTCCCCGAGGTGATCACGGACCTGTGCCGGCGGCTCGGCGTGGCGAGCACCGACATCGACGTCCTCATCACCAACCAGCCCAACCGCACCTTCCTGCGGAACTGGCGCGAGGCGCTGCAACTGCCGGAGGAACGGCACCTCAACACCTTCGACGCGTACGGCAACCTGTTCGGGGCGGCGATACCGGTCACCCTGGACCGGGCGATCGCCTCGGGACAGGTGAAGGACGGCGACCTGGTCGTGCTGGGAGGGTTCGCTCACGCCGGCGACTTCGCAGGAGCCACCGCCGTACGCTGGCACGGGCGGCAGGCGTGA